A genomic region of Streptosporangium lutulentum contains the following coding sequences:
- a CDS encoding transposase, whose translation MIEVNRPDRATRRRRGKTDALDAESAARAVLSGRTTAVAKSGDGAVEMLRMVKVAKESAVKARAQATNQLRAVLVRADPCLRESLTGLGPVALMRRCAELPEAGMHDIHTAATAVLRTLARRVLALTEEIRAHQQRMAAIIADCAPRLLERHRIGPDTAATLLITAGDNPDRLASEAAFAALCGVNPIEASSGKTTRHRLNRGGDRRANSALYLIVLTRLSRDQRTRDYAERRTTEGKSKKEIIRCLKRYVAREVFPIILAALSPASTSTIAA comes from the coding sequence GTGATCGAGGTCAACCGGCCCGACCGCGCCACCCGTCGCCGGCGTGGCAAGACCGACGCTCTCGATGCGGAAAGTGCTGCTCGCGCGGTCCTGTCCGGACGGACCACCGCCGTGGCCAAGTCCGGCGACGGGGCCGTGGAGATGCTGCGCATGGTCAAAGTCGCCAAGGAATCAGCTGTCAAGGCCCGCGCACAGGCCACCAACCAGCTGCGGGCCGTTTTGGTGCGCGCCGATCCGTGCCTGCGCGAATCCCTGACCGGGCTCGGCCCGGTCGCGCTGATGCGCCGCTGCGCGGAACTGCCCGAAGCCGGGATGCACGACATCCATACCGCCGCCACCGCCGTGCTGCGCACTCTGGCTCGTCGTGTTCTGGCGCTGACCGAGGAGATCCGCGCCCATCAGCAGCGCATGGCCGCCATCATCGCCGATTGCGCTCCGCGACTGCTGGAGCGCCACAGGATCGGCCCGGACACCGCCGCAACGCTGTTGATCACCGCGGGCGACAACCCTGACCGGCTGGCCAGCGAGGCCGCCTTCGCCGCTCTGTGCGGGGTCAACCCGATCGAGGCATCCTCCGGCAAGACCACCCGCCACCGACTCAACCGCGGCGGCGATCGACGCGCCAACAGCGCGCTCTACCTCATCGTTCTCACCCGGCTGAGCCGCGACCAGCGCACCCGCGACTACGCCGAACGCCGCACCACCGAAGGCAAATCAAAGAAAGAGATCATCCGCTGCCTTAAGCGCTACGTCGCCCGCGAGGTCTTCCCGATCATCCTTGCAGCCCTGTCACCAGCATCAACCTCGACCATCGCTGCTTGA
- a CDS encoding helicase-related protein, with product MTSELPARGRQVRVDGALVTVRDADWAGDGSIELFVIDAEGQPRRLLLSEQQLVKGLVPTNDRGGHPERALTALWGRWMQHALPRIRSAVLATRPLRPYAHQDEAVHGHMLGQPRLRFLLADEPGTGKTIMAGMYLTEGRRQGLIQGRSLIIVPAHLVIKWERDLQRLFGVEARRITTEIAADPADLDPRYGTWLISVDLFTHNPDVRRKVAGHRASWSLIVFDEAHRLTPTSQLLAAAREAAARTHHLLLLTATPHRGKEHYFRGLMNLLDPTLYPWEPRQSDYDIALVPSKLSFLRRMKEDLVDHDGNQLFPRRFSKTIPVRLNPYEEVAYDAVMDYVDAFYADNATLARSIYGKRAASSLYAVTQTIRRREAALKGAAHERSTVVVPDDLLTADGLGAAADDDDTWARAESALVTSRTRDKSAELSRVATVLETLRQAEEAASPAKWQALLTLLDQHNIRHKYGQLLVFTEFADTARWLLARFTAAGFSADILEGAVDHRSRDSLQERFLAGQFQVLVSTDAGGEGIDLQSAHVMVDWDLPWSMVRLEQRMGRLHRVGQRNPVHVYHLVAPHTREGRVQEVMLNNLESAAEALEGKLYDLLDATSFSAGFDWGKAMVDAQSGRHVTIPEAAALIETARVLVADERSLSTPAKTGDALERFAADRLEAINPVIVDAMVDQLARSCSWNIGPGPAKGIRRLTVADKGKLPESLGGGSHAYIAADGASVRQAINDGATGLDDVIVLGPTEDPFQQLIAHALSTGEEDLVRGAALVDSAALTSYVLALFDADIQLHDGATRATRKAPLLIRCSAGQALPVAWESLLTLRSPDPNDPPPAGPTSLSPATRHDATEAAKTELRTQVAALAVERQAWIKAARQQLDATQYRFEESIADRPLLDRTQLLRQFTVAKDQRLAVLEDIAQVNSSAVRLVGWIAVTGGARVDQLGYDPDSEKVAISVVVSELERRGYEVDDRQTAGLGYDLYARHRATREQRLVEVKGVQGPLRAVWLEQNEWAQAQQRGSEYWLYVVDSCVTKPAVRLRQQDPAAVLGGPRRIERFQIPLSELKRLIGAQA from the coding sequence ATGACGAGTGAACTGCCCGCGAGAGGGCGACAGGTACGCGTTGACGGCGCGCTGGTAACGGTAAGGGATGCCGACTGGGCTGGAGACGGTTCGATCGAACTCTTCGTTATCGACGCCGAGGGCCAGCCGCGACGCCTCTTATTATCTGAACAGCAATTAGTCAAGGGACTTGTCCCCACTAATGACCGCGGCGGCCATCCCGAACGCGCGCTGACGGCCCTATGGGGACGATGGATGCAGCACGCGCTTCCGCGTATCCGATCAGCCGTCCTGGCCACCCGTCCACTGCGCCCGTACGCTCACCAGGACGAAGCCGTCCACGGGCACATGCTTGGCCAGCCCCGCCTGCGGTTCCTGTTGGCCGATGAGCCCGGGACCGGAAAAACGATCATGGCGGGGATGTATCTCACCGAGGGGCGACGGCAAGGACTCATACAGGGCCGATCATTGATCATCGTGCCAGCGCACCTGGTTATCAAATGGGAGCGAGACCTGCAGCGGTTGTTCGGCGTGGAGGCCCGTCGGATCACCACCGAGATCGCCGCCGACCCTGCGGATCTCGACCCCCGCTACGGCACCTGGCTGATCTCAGTCGACCTGTTCACTCACAACCCAGATGTGCGCCGCAAGGTGGCTGGGCACCGCGCCTCCTGGTCCTTGATCGTCTTTGACGAGGCGCACCGTCTGACCCCCACCAGCCAACTCCTTGCTGCAGCACGTGAGGCGGCGGCGAGGACTCATCACCTGCTGCTGCTCACCGCCACCCCTCATCGCGGCAAGGAACACTATTTTCGCGGCCTGATGAATTTGCTGGATCCGACGCTGTACCCGTGGGAGCCGCGCCAGAGCGACTACGACATCGCGCTAGTACCCAGCAAGCTGTCTTTTCTACGACGGATGAAAGAGGATCTGGTCGACCACGACGGCAACCAGCTCTTCCCCCGCCGCTTCTCCAAGACGATACCCGTCCGTCTCAACCCGTACGAGGAAGTGGCCTACGACGCCGTAATGGACTACGTCGACGCCTTCTATGCTGACAACGCCACCCTGGCCCGCTCCATCTATGGCAAGCGGGCGGCATCCAGCTTGTACGCCGTCACGCAGACGATTCGTCGCCGCGAGGCCGCCCTTAAGGGTGCCGCGCACGAACGCAGTACCGTCGTAGTACCCGATGATCTCCTCACAGCTGACGGCTTAGGAGCAGCTGCCGACGACGACGACACCTGGGCACGCGCAGAAAGCGCTCTCGTCACCTCCAGAACACGCGACAAGAGCGCTGAACTTTCTCGTGTCGCCACCGTCCTGGAGACGCTGCGCCAGGCCGAAGAGGCAGCCTCCCCGGCCAAATGGCAGGCACTCCTAACGCTGCTCGACCAGCACAACATCCGCCACAAGTACGGACAATTGCTGGTATTCACCGAATTCGCGGACACCGCCCGATGGTTACTCGCACGATTTACTGCGGCGGGCTTCAGCGCCGACATTCTGGAAGGTGCCGTCGACCACCGTAGCCGGGACTCACTCCAGGAGCGCTTCCTTGCCGGACAATTCCAAGTCCTGGTGTCCACAGACGCGGGCGGGGAAGGCATCGACCTGCAATCGGCTCACGTCATGGTCGATTGGGACCTGCCCTGGTCGATGGTGCGCCTCGAACAGCGGATGGGACGCCTGCACCGGGTCGGCCAGCGCAACCCGGTCCACGTCTACCACCTGGTCGCCCCGCACACCCGCGAGGGCCGCGTCCAGGAGGTCATGTTGAACAACCTCGAAAGCGCAGCCGAAGCGCTAGAGGGGAAGCTGTATGACCTACTAGACGCCACTTCTTTCAGCGCTGGCTTCGACTGGGGGAAGGCGATGGTCGACGCCCAGAGCGGACGGCATGTCACCATCCCCGAAGCCGCCGCGCTCATCGAGACCGCTCGCGTCCTGGTCGCCGATGAACGTTCGCTGAGCACGCCGGCCAAGACTGGCGACGCGTTGGAGCGTTTCGCCGCTGACCGACTGGAGGCGATCAATCCGGTCATCGTCGACGCGATGGTCGACCAGCTTGCCCGCAGTTGCAGTTGGAACATCGGGCCAGGCCCGGCAAAGGGAATCCGCCGGCTCACCGTCGCCGACAAGGGGAAGCTTCCCGAGTCGCTTGGCGGGGGCAGCCACGCGTACATCGCAGCTGACGGCGCCTCGGTGCGCCAAGCAATCAATGATGGCGCGACTGGGCTGGACGACGTTATCGTCCTGGGGCCGACCGAGGATCCCTTTCAGCAGCTCATCGCGCACGCACTCTCCACAGGAGAGGAAGACCTGGTCCGCGGCGCAGCCCTCGTCGACAGCGCTGCACTCACCTCGTATGTGCTGGCCCTGTTCGACGCTGACATCCAGCTCCATGACGGTGCCACACGCGCCACACGTAAGGCCCCGCTGCTCATCCGCTGCTCGGCTGGTCAGGCCCTACCCGTGGCGTGGGAATCGCTTCTGACCTTGCGCAGTCCGGATCCGAATGACCCACCACCGGCAGGGCCCACCTCGTTGTCGCCAGCTACCCGCCACGATGCCACTGAAGCAGCCAAGACCGAATTGCGCACCCAGGTTGCTGCCTTAGCCGTCGAGCGTCAAGCGTGGATCAAAGCCGCCAGGCAGCAACTGGACGCTACGCAATACCGGTTCGAGGAATCCATCGCCGACCGACCACTCCTCGACCGCACCCAGTTGCTGAGGCAATTCACGGTCGCCAAGGACCAGCGCTTGGCTGTACTGGAAGACATCGCCCAGGTCAACAGCAGCGCCGTACGACTGGTCGGCTGGATCGCGGTTACTGGCGGCGCCCGCGTGGATCAACTGGGTTATGACCCAGACTCCGAGAAGGTCGCGATCTCTGTGGTCGTCTCCGAACTGGAACGGCGCGGCTACGAGGTCGACGACAGGCAGACTGCCGGCCTCGGTTACGACCTCTACGCGCGGCACCGCGCCACCCGTGAGCAGCGCCTGGTCGAAGTCAAGGGAGTGCAAGGACCGCTGCGCGCGGTATGGCTGGAGCAGAACGAATGGGCCCAAGCTCAGCAGCGCGGCAGCGAGTACTGGCTATACGTGGTCGACTCCTGCGTCACCAAGCCCGCTGTCCGGCTCCGTCAGCAAGATCCCGCCGCGGTGCTCGGTGGCCCGCGACGTATCGAACGCTTCCAAATCCCCCTGTCAGAGCTCAAGCGACTGATCGGAGCCCAGGCATGA
- a CDS encoding transposase, giving the protein MSTLDLSPSSVEICPKEKVGSWERSRRRFDPEFRAGAVRIVQETGKSIAQVAKDLGINAGTLANWVQMDRLAREQDTNGGELAESEREELAWLRRQRAEWAKERAELEMERDDTPMLVKQRWSRLMLVTGLQG; this is encoded by the coding sequence ATGTCAACCTTGGACTTGTCCCCTTCTAGCGTGGAGATCTGCCCTAAAGAGAAGGTTGGGTCGTGGGAGAGATCCAGACGCAGGTTCGATCCGGAGTTCCGCGCGGGCGCGGTGCGTATCGTGCAGGAGACAGGTAAGTCGATTGCGCAGGTCGCCAAGGATCTGGGCATCAATGCGGGCACGCTGGCCAACTGGGTGCAGATGGACCGGCTGGCCCGCGAGCAGGACACCAACGGTGGTGAGCTGGCCGAGTCCGAGCGGGAGGAACTCGCCTGGCTGCGCCGGCAGCGGGCCGAATGGGCCAAGGAACGCGCCGAGCTGGAGATGGAGCGCGATGATACCCCTATGCTTGTCAAGCAGCGATGGTCGAGGTTGATGCTGGTGACAGGGCTGCAAGGATGA